TCATCGCTTACGTCAAATTTTCTGCTTTGTATTATCTCAGAGTGCAAAAACAAGTTATGAGGCATTACTACCGCACCCAATACGCTTAAAATTACAAAAATTGATCCGTGAGGTATACTGGGCATCACCCAGCCAATAGCAGCAGCTCTCCAGTCTACATTTATGATTGAAAGCTCGTATATAAAAGAAAAACCTATCAGTGAAACAAACGCTATAATATATCTTTCAATGTGTGCATACGACTGTGAATATAGCATGAAGACAACAATCAGACTCGTGAGAACAACACCTATTATCAGAGGTATCTTAAATAACATATTAAGAGCTATCGCCGCCCCCAAAACCTCTGCAAAATAGGTAAAAACGCAGGCAATCAGTGCAGTTCCAAGAATAAAGTAACCATATATCGGCTTTAGAAACTTCATGGTTGCCTCAGACATACAAAGCCCCGTAACCATACCTATCTTTGATGCATTTTGCTGCAACAAAATTAGCATTATTGTGGAAAGAGTAACCATCCAAAGCAAACTATAAGAATAGTCAGAGCCAGCAGCAATGTTTGATGCCCAGTTGCCAGGATCTATAAATCCAACAGTAATTAGAATGCCGGGACCAAGATATTTTGACCAATTTAATACAGTTAGATTTGCCTTGTGCTTGGTTTTAAAATCTTTAAATATAGAAGCTAGATCCAAGTCGTCAAATCTTCCAATCTGGTCTATAATCTAGACTCAAATCGTCAGAAATTCCTCTAAGGGTCTTATCATATCCACAAATTGCCACCATGGCAGCGTTGTCAGCGCAAAATTTTGGAGACGGTACCATCATGCCAAGGCCATATTTTTTACAAATTTCTTCAACCTTATTCCTTAGAATGCCGTTTGCCGCAACACCCCCTCCTAACACTATTTCCTTTATCTGATAGTCTTCTATCACTTTTTCAATCTTTGTAGAAAGAG
Above is a genomic segment from Thermodesulfobium narugense DSM 14796 containing:
- a CDS encoding Nramp family divalent metal transporter; its protein translation is MDLASIFKDFKTKHKANLTVLNWSKYLGPGILITVGFIDPGNWASNIAAGSDYSYSLLWMVTLSTIMLILLQQNASKIGMVTGLCMSEATMKFLKPIYGYFILGTALIACVFTYFAEVLGAAIALNMLFKIPLIIGVVLTSLIVVFMLYSQSYAHIERYIIAFVSLIGFSFIYELSIINVDWRAAAIGWVMPSIPHGSIFVILSVLGAVVMPHNLFLHSEIIQSRKFDVSDEKKFKKQVKMSYFDTIFSMGIGWAINSAMIILAAATFFAHGLHVDELQKAQKILVPLIGDTSSLVFALALLFSGFSSSITASMAGGTILAGMFSEPYDVKDIHTKGGIFITVFFALILMFFTSDPFQGLLLSQVLLSFQLPITIILQLYLTSQARVMGMYKNSRFLNAILWIIAIIVIYLNALLLLQT